A single window of Rubrobacter aplysinae DNA harbors:
- the rpsS gene encoding 30S ribosomal protein S19: MARSSKKDPVVEERLMQRILNMNENNERKMLKTWSRRSTIYPEFIGHTIAVHDGRKHVPVFVSESMVGHKLGEFAPTRTFRTHKRDDRTARRR, encoded by the coding sequence ATGGCACGGTCCTCCAAAAAGGATCCGGTCGTAGAGGAGCGTCTTATGCAGCGCATCCTCAACATGAACGAGAACAACGAGCGCAAGATGCTCAAGACGTGGAGCCGGCGCTCCACGATCTACCCCGAGTTCATAGGTCACACCATCGCCGTACACGACGGGCGTAAGCACGTGCCCGTGTTCGTCTCGGAGAGTATGGTCGGCCACAAGCTCGGCGAGTTCGCCCCGACCCGGACCTTTCGCACCCACAAGCGGGACGACCGGACCGCGAGGCGCCGCTAA
- the rplV gene encoding 50S ribosomal protein L22, whose translation MKATAKYVRIAPRKARLVADEIRGKGYQDAENTLQFMNKRAAGIVGDVLQSAGANAEHNDDVDPDELVVSEIRVDEGPTIKRYRARAMGRATMIRKRTSHIFVRLGDRAGVPVGAVDTPGDEEEE comes from the coding sequence ATGAAGGCGACCGCAAAGTACGTGCGCATAGCGCCCCGCAAGGCGCGGCTCGTCGCGGATGAGATCCGGGGCAAGGGCTATCAGGACGCCGAGAACACGCTGCAGTTCATGAACAAGCGCGCCGCCGGCATCGTCGGCGACGTGCTCCAGAGCGCGGGCGCCAACGCCGAGCACAACGACGACGTGGACCCCGACGAGCTGGTCGTGAGCGAGATTCGGGTTGACGAAGGCCCGACCATAAAGCGTTACCGGGCCCGCGCCATGGGCCGGGCAACCATGATCCGCAAGCGCACCAGCCACATCTTCGTGAGGCTGGGAGACCGCGCGGGTGTGCCGGTCGGCGCGGTAGACACGCCCGGAGACGAGGAAGAGGAGTAG
- the rpsC gene encoding 30S ribosomal protein S3: MGQKIHPEGFRLGVTRKGETVDFKSSWYSEREFAELLGEDLKIRDHIKKKLTRAGIADVKIRKAAEQGEVAVDIHTARPGIVIGKGGAEVDNLRAQLEKLTKKKVQINVREVNRPELNSALVAESIAEQLEGRAAFRRTMKRALTSAMRSGAEGIRIQCSGRLGGIEMSRTETISEGRVPLHTLDADIDYGFREAKTQMGQIGVKVWMNHGVHSEADLEGRH, translated from the coding sequence ATGGGCCAGAAGATACACCCGGAAGGCTTCCGCCTCGGGGTCACCCGTAAGGGTGAGACCGTGGACTTCAAGAGCAGCTGGTACTCCGAGCGTGAGTTCGCCGAGCTCTTGGGCGAGGACCTCAAGATCCGGGACCACATCAAGAAGAAGCTCACCCGCGCCGGCATAGCGGACGTGAAGATCCGCAAGGCCGCCGAGCAGGGCGAGGTCGCGGTGGACATCCACACGGCGCGTCCGGGGATCGTGATCGGCAAGGGCGGCGCCGAGGTGGACAACCTGCGCGCCCAGCTAGAGAAGCTCACCAAGAAGAAGGTGCAGATCAACGTCCGCGAGGTCAATCGTCCCGAGCTGAACTCCGCGCTCGTGGCCGAGTCCATCGCCGAGCAGCTAGAGGGCCGGGCCGCGTTCCGGCGGACGATGAAGCGGGCCTTGACCAGCGCGATGCGTAGCGGAGCCGAGGGCATCCGCATCCAGTGCTCCGGGCGTCTGGGCGGCATTGAGATGAGCCGGACGGAGACGATCTCCGAGGGCCGGGTTCCGCTTCACACGCTGGACGCGGACATAGATTACGGCTTTCGCGAGGCGAAGACGCAGATGGGTCAGATCGGGGTCAAGGTCTGGATGAACCACGGCGTCCACTCCGAGGCCGATTTGGAAGGAAGGCACTAG
- the rplP gene encoding 50S ribosomal protein L16, with translation MLVPRKLNYRKPHRGRMRGQAKGGTEISFGDYGLQALEPAWITNRQIEAGRIAMTRKIKRGGKVWITIFPHKPVTKKPAETRMGSGKGSPENYVAVVKPGRIMFEMSGVSEELAREAMMLAAQKLPIKTRFLVRGGGQ, from the coding sequence ATGCTGGTACCGAGAAAGCTCAACTACCGCAAGCCCCACCGGGGCCGGATGCGGGGCCAGGCAAAGGGCGGCACCGAGATCTCGTTCGGTGATTACGGGCTGCAGGCGTTGGAGCCGGCCTGGATCACGAACCGTCAGATAGAGGCCGGTCGTATCGCCATGACCAGGAAGATCAAGCGTGGCGGCAAGGTGTGGATCACCATCTTCCCGCACAAGCCGGTGACCAAGAAGCCCGCCGAGACCCGGATGGGCTCCGGTAAGGGTAGCCCCGAGAACTACGTGGCCGTGGTGAAGCCGGGCCGGATAATGTTCGAGATGAGCGGCGTGAGCGAGGAGCTCGCCCGCGAGGCGATGATGCTCGCCGCCCAGAAGCTACCCATAAAGACCCGTTTCCTCGTGCGCGGGGGTGGTCAGTAA
- the rpmC gene encoding 50S ribosomal protein L29 yields the protein MNTAEIRDLEVEELERRVADTRRELFNLRFQNATGQLENTGQLREVRRNIARLLTVLNQKKQES from the coding sequence ATGAACACCGCCGAGATCCGGGACCTCGAGGTCGAGGAGCTGGAGCGTCGTGTCGCCGACACGCGCCGGGAGCTCTTCAACCTCAGGTTCCAGAACGCCACGGGGCAGCTCGAGAACACGGGTCAGCTCAGGGAGGTCCGGCGCAACATCGCCCGGCTCCTTACCGTTCTGAACCAGAAAAAGCAGGAGAGCTAG
- the rpsQ gene encoding 30S ribosomal protein S17, with product MEPGERNPVAAQGVTRPQGEVDGRGARKERIGMVVSDKPNKTITVSVESLIRHPRYKKRVRRSKHFMVHDEENTASRGDVVRIMETRPLSARKRWRLTEVVTRAE from the coding sequence ATGGAGCCGGGCGAGCGGAACCCGGTCGCCGCCCAGGGCGTAACCCGGCCCCAGGGAGAGGTAGACGGGCGCGGCGCCCGCAAGGAGCGTATCGGGATGGTCGTCTCGGACAAGCCGAACAAGACCATCACCGTCTCGGTGGAGAGCCTTATCCGGCATCCCCGCTACAAGAAGCGCGTGCGGCGCTCCAAGCACTTCATGGTCCACGACGAGGAGAACACGGCCAGCAGAGGCGACGTCGTGCGCATCATGGAGACGAGGCCGCTGTCGGCTCGCAAGCGGTGGCGCCTGACCGAAGTCGTCACGAGGGCGGAGTAG
- the rplN gene encoding 50S ribosomal protein L14 gives MIQNETRLRVADNSGAREILTIRVLGGSQRRTASVGDTVVATVKEATPGGAVRKGEIVKAVIVRAHKETRRRDGSYIRFGENAGVIINPDGAPRGTRIFGPVARELREKGYTRIISLAPEVL, from the coding sequence GTGATCCAGAACGAGACAAGACTAAGGGTCGCGGACAACTCCGGGGCGCGCGAGATCCTGACGATCAGGGTGCTCGGCGGCAGCCAGCGGAGAACCGCCAGCGTGGGAGATACCGTCGTGGCGACGGTCAAGGAGGCTACACCGGGCGGCGCGGTCCGCAAGGGCGAGATCGTGAAGGCCGTTATCGTGCGGGCCCACAAGGAGACCCGCCGCAGAGACGGCTCGTACATAAGATTTGGCGAGAACGCGGGCGTGATTATCAACCCCGACGGCGCGCCGCGGGGGACCAGGATCTTCGGTCCCGTAGCCCGTGAGCTGCGCGAGAAGGGCTACACCAGGATCATCTCGCTCGCGCCGGAGGTGCTTTAG
- the rplX gene encoding 50S ribosomal protein L24 gives MGVRIKRGDTVKVISGPESGKTGEVERVIPKSGRVVIGGVNIRTRHAQPTQNNQQGLYTFEAPVHASNVMVVGPDGEPTRVGFRVNESGQKVRVAKRSGKDMD, from the coding sequence ATGGGTGTCAGGATAAAGCGCGGAGATACCGTAAAAGTTATATCCGGGCCCGAGAGCGGCAAGACCGGCGAGGTCGAGCGCGTCATCCCCAAGAGCGGTCGGGTCGTGATCGGAGGCGTGAACATCCGAACCCGCCACGCCCAGCCCACCCAGAACAACCAGCAGGGGCTGTACACCTTCGAGGCCCCGGTGCACGCCTCGAACGTGATGGTCGTGGGCCCGGACGGCGAGCCCACGCGGGTCGGCTTCCGGGTGAACGAGAGCGGACAGAAGGTCCGGGTGGCGAAGCGATCCGGGAAGGACATGGACTAG
- the rplE gene encoding 50S ribosomal protein L5 — protein MARLREQYDEQIAPALRENFQYGNVMQTPKIEKVVVNMGVGEAVQNSRALDGAINDLTIITGQKPQVRRARKSVAGFKIREGMPVGVRATLRGERMWEFLDRLISVALPRVRDFRGITDRSFDGGGNFAMGLKEQLIFPEISYDSIDAVRGMDVAIVTSAQTDEEGRELLRQLGMPFRQQGDQG, from the coding sequence ATGGCCAGGCTAAGAGAACAGTACGACGAGCAGATAGCGCCGGCGCTGCGGGAGAACTTCCAGTACGGCAACGTGATGCAGACGCCGAAGATCGAGAAGGTCGTCGTGAACATGGGCGTCGGCGAGGCGGTTCAGAACAGCCGTGCGCTGGACGGCGCGATAAACGACCTCACGATCATCACGGGCCAGAAGCCCCAGGTGAGGCGGGCGCGCAAGTCCGTCGCGGGGTTCAAGATCCGCGAGGGCATGCCCGTGGGCGTCCGTGCGACGCTGCGCGGCGAGCGGATGTGGGAGTTCCTGGATCGTTTGATCTCGGTCGCCCTGCCCCGCGTGCGGGACTTCCGGGGGATAACCGACCGCTCTTTCGACGGCGGCGGTAACTTTGCGATGGGTCTCAAAGAGCAGCTCATCTTCCCGGAGATCTCCTACGATTCCATAGACGCCGTGCGCGGCATGGACGTGGCTATAGTGACCAGCGCGCAGACGGACGAAGAAGGCCGGGAGCTACTACGGCAGCTCGGGATGCCGTTCCGTCAGCAGGGCGACCAGGGTTAG
- a CDS encoding type Z 30S ribosomal protein S14 has translation MPRKALLEKQRKPKKFSVREYNRCQRCGRAHGYYRKFGVCRICLRDLAHEGKIPGVTKASW, from the coding sequence ATGCCGAGAAAAGCACTACTAGAGAAGCAGCGTAAGCCAAAGAAGTTCAGCGTCCGGGAGTACAACCGGTGCCAGCGGTGCGGCCGGGCACACGGCTACTACCGCAAGTTCGGGGTGTGCAGGATCTGCCTCAGGGACCTGGCGCACGAGGGCAAGATCCCCGGGGTAACGAAAGCGAGTTGGTAG